From a region of the Maridesulfovibrio ferrireducens genome:
- a CDS encoding fumarate reductase iron-sulfur subunit codes for MSRKLEFDIFRYNPQEKSSVPHMQTFVLDETENMTLFIALNRLREEQDPGLIFDFCCRAGICGACAMVVNGRPGLACQTKTIDLPTRITLLPLPVFKLIGDLSVDTGVWFRDMYQTTESWVHTHKVFEDSAIEERMENDVAEQIYELERCIECGCCVSACGTARLRDDFIGAAALNRIARFVVDPRDQRTDRDYFEIIGNDEGIFGCMGLLGCEDVCPKNLPLQNQLGFLRRKMGITAIKEIFRK; via the coding sequence ATGAGCAGAAAACTCGAATTCGATATATTCCGCTATAATCCGCAGGAGAAGAGTTCCGTTCCGCACATGCAGACTTTTGTTCTGGATGAGACTGAGAACATGACCCTCTTCATTGCACTTAATCGCTTGCGCGAGGAACAGGACCCCGGCCTGATCTTCGATTTCTGTTGCCGCGCAGGTATTTGCGGAGCATGTGCCATGGTTGTGAACGGCCGTCCCGGACTGGCCTGTCAGACAAAGACTATTGACCTTCCAACACGGATAACGTTGCTGCCTCTTCCGGTTTTTAAACTGATCGGTGACCTTTCAGTTGATACCGGAGTCTGGTTCAGAGATATGTATCAGACTACAGAGTCATGGGTTCATACTCATAAAGTATTTGAAGATAGTGCTATCGAAGAACGTATGGAAAATGACGTTGCCGAACAGATTTACGAACTCGAACGCTGTATTGAATGCGGTTGCTGTGTCTCCGCTTGTGGTACTGCCCGTTTGCGTGACGATTTCATCGGGGCCGCCGCTCTTAACCGTATTGCTCGATTCGTTGTTGATCCTCGGGACCAGCGTACCGATAGAGATTATTTTGAAATAATTGGAAATGATGAAGGAATCTTCGGTTGTATGGGCTTACTTGGTTGTGAAGATGTCTGTCCTAAGAATCTTCCTTTACAGAACCAGTTAGGCTTCCTGCGTCGCAAGATGGGTATTACCGCTATTAAGGAAATATTTAGGAAGTAG
- a CDS encoding helix-turn-helix transcriptional regulator has translation MPTKKSNDSSGADLKILHQTLPPIIARKDVQLYLGGLISSGYLANLDSQGRGPKSIKSGRRVAYLRGDLITWLESWLQG, from the coding sequence ATGCCAACTAAAAAATCCAATGACTCTTCCGGTGCCGATCTCAAAATTCTGCACCAAACCCTTCCCCCTATCATTGCCCGCAAGGATGTTCAGCTATATCTTGGCGGCCTTATTTCCAGCGGATACCTTGCTAATCTGGATTCGCAAGGACGTGGTCCGAAAAGTATAAAAAGCGGAAGAAGAGTCGCATACCTTCGGGGAGATCTGATCACATGGTTAGAGAGCTGGTTGCAGGGGTAA
- a CDS encoding MFS transporter gives MLIHNSKRSQKLKQFQIPLLITATFIASVGIGIFTFTLPLLSLNEMAGGMWLGTAFSGYFLAKLLIAPLSGILSDRNGPKKILLISAGLAALLPLIYLISPSIESLYAIQFALGLCAGAIKTVGMAAVGAQTSGNKLTKRFSALVAGINTAFFLGPLIGGFLYIDRDFIPILTALSLCMMTSFLLFTLCEPSQSCVSRTTPQRKLIENKYTFGSTLLALFGRTIGIGGLIAFYPILIKSNLQLPAVTTGIIFSIPNLATILLLPLAGRFFSKTKREFIICSGLLLSAAGLYFLADCTAISEFIFAGIIIGTGSALSIPGSMALCSELSPQQGKTLGIANLITNLGFIAGPLLAGIIINFSGELTISFKLLALAGAALCLPLLNQALRVKFKRKSVLIVPSIALIFILFIIQTNLTQDFKQPSKQNSDQTLFRYTDIAMGTIVNLTLETPSAKKGEKAARNAIAKMRSLQKDFDHRNKRGSIGRINRAAGLKEISISEEALKLIDHGLKFSEKSNGTFDITVGAITTTQFYYALAPKTIQKRKPLIDYRLVEIDLDKGIVKLPHKGMALDLGGIAKGTIIDSAAKKLIEAGITTALVEAGGDFYGYGNRTWTIGIKNPREEGLLGNISIKNKAVCGSGDYYQFITTDSNRGESRRHHILDPSLMRSSHESIATTAIGPNAETADALATTIFIMGPIAGTRFIKRFYPECSAMWVMPDKSIHKTENFPQVTLTAKTVGPRKNK, from the coding sequence ATGCTTATTCATAATTCGAAGCGTAGCCAAAAGCTAAAACAATTCCAGATTCCACTTCTGATTACTGCTACATTTATAGCGTCAGTCGGAATCGGGATTTTCACATTCACACTCCCTCTGCTAAGTCTTAATGAAATGGCAGGCGGAATGTGGCTGGGGACGGCTTTCAGTGGATACTTCCTTGCAAAACTGCTCATTGCTCCTCTTTCAGGAATACTCTCTGACCGTAACGGACCTAAAAAGATTCTGCTTATATCAGCAGGACTTGCAGCCCTGCTACCTCTCATTTATTTAATATCTCCCTCAATTGAATCCCTTTACGCCATCCAGTTCGCTCTGGGCCTCTGCGCCGGAGCTATCAAGACAGTCGGAATGGCGGCAGTCGGAGCACAAACGAGCGGAAACAAGCTTACAAAAAGATTCTCAGCACTTGTGGCCGGTATCAATACAGCTTTCTTCCTCGGGCCTCTCATTGGAGGGTTCTTATATATAGATCGAGATTTCATACCGATCCTCACGGCCCTCTCATTATGTATGATGACCTCCTTTTTACTTTTCACACTTTGCGAGCCGTCACAAAGCTGCGTTTCCCGTACAACTCCTCAGCGCAAACTGATTGAAAATAAATATACATTCGGATCCACTTTGCTTGCCCTCTTCGGAAGAACAATCGGCATAGGAGGCTTGATTGCGTTTTACCCGATTCTAATAAAATCAAACTTACAACTGCCTGCCGTAACAACTGGGATAATTTTTTCTATTCCCAATCTCGCGACCATACTTTTACTACCGCTTGCAGGACGTTTCTTTTCTAAGACCAAACGTGAATTTATTATTTGCTCAGGACTGCTCCTCAGCGCGGCAGGACTATATTTTCTAGCGGATTGCACAGCCATCTCTGAATTTATTTTTGCTGGTATCATTATAGGAACAGGCTCTGCTCTTTCAATTCCCGGCTCCATGGCCCTATGTTCTGAACTAAGCCCTCAGCAGGGTAAAACATTAGGCATTGCAAACCTGATCACAAATTTAGGATTTATAGCCGGCCCTCTGCTTGCCGGAATAATTATTAATTTTTCAGGTGAGCTTACTATTTCATTTAAGTTACTTGCGCTTGCCGGAGCCGCCCTTTGTTTACCTCTTTTAAATCAGGCCCTGCGCGTTAAGTTTAAACGCAAATCTGTTCTCATAGTCCCGAGTATCGCCTTAATATTCATACTCTTTATTATTCAGACGAACTTAACACAGGACTTTAAACAACCTTCGAAACAAAACTCAGATCAAACATTATTCCGCTACACCGATATTGCGATGGGAACTATTGTAAACCTGACCCTTGAAACTCCATCAGCAAAAAAAGGTGAAAAAGCTGCCCGCAACGCAATTGCAAAAATGCGCAGTCTTCAAAAGGATTTCGATCACCGTAACAAAAGGGGTTCCATCGGAAGGATTAACAGAGCTGCGGGGCTTAAGGAAATTTCGATTTCAGAAGAAGCCCTTAAATTGATTGATCATGGTTTGAAGTTCAGTGAAAAATCAAACGGAACCTTCGATATAACCGTCGGAGCTATTACGACCACTCAATTTTATTATGCACTGGCCCCAAAGACCATACAAAAACGCAAACCGCTGATTGATTACAGACTTGTAGAAATAGACCTTGATAAAGGCATAGTAAAACTCCCGCACAAAGGCATGGCGCTAGACCTCGGAGGAATAGCAAAAGGAACGATCATAGATTCAGCGGCAAAAAAACTCATAGAGGCAGGCATAACAACAGCCCTTGTTGAAGCCGGAGGCGACTTCTACGGCTACGGAAACAGAACATGGACCATAGGTATCAAAAACCCTCGTGAAGAGGGACTGCTAGGGAATATATCCATTAAGAATAAAGCTGTCTGCGGATCAGGTGATTATTATCAGTTCATCACAACTGATTCAAATCGCGGAGAATCCAGAAGGCATCACATTTTAGACCCTTCACTGATGCGATCATCACATGAAAGCATTGCGACAACAGCCATCGGGCCGAACGCGGAAACAGCTGACGCTCTCGCCACAACCATTTTCATAATGGGCCCAATCGCCGGAACCCGGTTTATTAAGCGCTTTTACCCCGAATGTTCAGCCATGTGGGTAATGCCGGATAAATCCATTCATAAAACAGAGAATTTTCCGCAAGTTACCCTTACAGCAAAAACGGTGGGACCAAGAAAAAACAAATGA
- a CDS encoding succinate dehydrogenase/fumarate reductase cytochrome b subunit produces the protein MALDVSLHGVRPGKRDAVLDWLQMLTGVGLVAFMWCHMLLVSSVVISPKVMDAIAGFFEYTYMAQVGGPLIFLTFLLHFVLAARKIPFRSDGQAAIWQHAKMLKHRDTWLWVVQAVTAMIILVMGAIHMWVVLNDLPITAAKSAARMSEGWWLLFYLILLPCAELHVSIGFYRIGVKWGVIKTEGRAKAKRLEFLLFSIFMVIGIITLIRFVTLS, from the coding sequence ATGGCTTTAGATGTATCCCTGCACGGTGTGCGGCCGGGAAAACGAGATGCGGTTCTTGATTGGCTGCAAATGCTTACCGGTGTCGGATTGGTTGCCTTTATGTGGTGTCATATGTTGCTGGTTTCTTCGGTTGTAATATCACCGAAGGTTATGGATGCTATTGCCGGCTTCTTTGAATACACGTATATGGCTCAAGTTGGTGGCCCTTTGATTTTCTTGACTTTTCTGCTACATTTTGTGCTGGCAGCAAGAAAAATACCTTTCCGTTCCGACGGTCAGGCTGCCATTTGGCAGCATGCAAAAATGCTGAAACATCGTGACACATGGCTCTGGGTCGTTCAGGCCGTAACTGCCATGATCATTCTTGTCATGGGTGCTATCCATATGTGGGTGGTCCTGAATGATCTTCCAATCACCGCTGCAAAATCAGCAGCTCGTATGTCCGAGGGATGGTGGTTGTTATTTTATCTTATCCTTCTGCCTTGTGCCGAACTGCATGTCAGCATCGGTTTCTATCGCATCGGCGTTAAGTGGGGAGTTATCAAGACCGAGGGAAGAGCAAAAGCTAAGAGACTTGAGTTCCTTCTTTTTTCCATCTTCATGGTTATCGGCATTATCACTCTGATCAGGTTCGTAACTTTAAGTTAA
- a CDS encoding TetR/AcrR family transcriptional regulator, with amino-acid sequence MTKKQKILLAAQEQFGINGFTGTTLKMIADHAGVASGLVSHYFGNKDHLFLESGEALIDQMLTLFTKKADKAENGLNALRIFVESYFDFTMAHRTTFPALLRCSPFSDENPQLDRHEIAAKFQRLIDQIETYLEKGMEDGSIKQLPLPQTSFLIYGNIVGAIRTEFLAPYQIPDLFEESCLFIIRSVAKS; translated from the coding sequence ATGACCAAAAAACAAAAGATCCTCCTCGCAGCACAAGAACAATTCGGAATTAACGGCTTCACAGGCACCACTCTCAAAATGATTGCTGACCATGCAGGTGTAGCTTCAGGACTGGTCTCTCACTACTTCGGAAATAAAGATCATCTGTTTCTTGAATCAGGAGAAGCACTGATAGACCAGATGCTGACTCTTTTCACCAAAAAAGCAGATAAGGCCGAAAACGGTTTAAATGCTTTAAGAATATTTGTTGAATCCTATTTTGATTTTACAATGGCACATAGAACGACTTTTCCGGCTCTGCTCAGATGCTCACCGTTTAGTGACGAAAATCCGCAACTGGACAGACACGAAATCGCTGCAAAATTCCAAAGACTTATTGATCAAATTGAAACTTATCTGGAAAAAGGCATGGAAGACGGTTCCATAAAACAACTTCCTCTTCCGCAAACATCCTTTCTTATTTATGGTAACATTGTCGGAGCGATCCGCACCGAATTTCTAGCACCATACCAAATTCCGGATCTGTTTGAAGAATCATGCTTATTCATAATTCGAAGCGTAGCCAAAAGCTAA
- a CDS encoding fumarate reductase flavoprotein subunit, giving the protein MQTYYSDLLVIGAGLAGERVAVEAAQEGFDVICLSIVPARRSHSSAAQGGMQAALGNCVKGEGDNVDVHFADTVRGSDWGCDQEVARLFADAAPIEMRRLAHWGVPWNRVVPGKSFYFKGGEKFDKEEKEEKRGLITARSFGGTAKWRTCYTSDGTGHAVMCTMDNRCAQLGITVLDRKEAISLIHDGDTCTGAVVRCLRTGELEVYLSKSTAICTGGFGRIYKATTNAVICDGGGHIIAHDTGVVPIGNPEAIQFHPTGIVPTDILVTEGCRGDGGTLLDVNEERFMNIYEPEKAELASRDVVSRWMTHHMREGKGVKSAYGEHLWLDIRHLGDKHISTKLREVDEICKNFLNVDPRTQLIPVRPTQHYTMAGVRTNKDGAVYGLKGLFSAGEAACWDMHGFNRLGGNSLAETVVAGGIIGVKIVEFLKGYETQFKTDVIADAVRKQEERMHNLAHKTNGTENVYRVREELQEALMQGCFVFRSDPGLKTCIETLKGTLEKARKVGLVSNGVGANHEMAAALKIVGQVKLGLCIAQAALVRTESRGSHNREDFTERNDRDWLKRTLAYWPEGSDMPELKYEEVTPVYEIPPGDRGYGAGKIIEADKAEIEAKMIKR; this is encoded by the coding sequence ATGCAAACATATTACTCTGATCTCCTTGTCATCGGCGCCGGACTGGCGGGCGAGCGAGTGGCTGTTGAAGCCGCACAGGAAGGTTTTGACGTAATCTGCCTTTCCATTGTTCCTGCCCGCAGATCTCATTCTTCTGCGGCTCAGGGTGGAATGCAGGCCGCGCTCGGGAACTGTGTTAAAGGGGAAGGCGATAATGTCGACGTTCACTTTGCTGATACTGTCCGCGGTTCCGACTGGGGTTGTGACCAGGAAGTGGCAAGACTTTTTGCGGATGCCGCACCTATAGAAATGAGACGTCTGGCCCACTGGGGAGTGCCCTGGAACAGAGTTGTTCCCGGAAAGTCCTTCTACTTTAAGGGTGGAGAAAAATTTGACAAAGAAGAGAAAGAAGAGAAACGCGGCTTAATCACTGCACGTTCTTTCGGTGGAACCGCTAAATGGCGTACCTGCTATACTTCTGATGGAACCGGCCATGCTGTTATGTGTACTATGGATAACAGGTGTGCCCAGCTTGGAATTACTGTTCTTGACCGCAAAGAAGCAATCTCTTTGATTCATGACGGTGATACCTGTACCGGCGCAGTTGTCCGCTGTCTGCGTACCGGAGAACTGGAAGTTTACCTTTCCAAATCAACTGCAATTTGTACTGGCGGTTTCGGCCGTATCTATAAAGCTACTACCAACGCAGTAATCTGTGACGGTGGTGGACATATTATCGCTCACGATACAGGTGTTGTTCCTATCGGGAATCCTGAAGCTATTCAGTTTCATCCCACCGGAATTGTGCCTACCGACATTTTGGTAACGGAAGGTTGCCGTGGTGACGGTGGAACTCTGCTCGATGTTAATGAAGAAAGATTCATGAACATTTATGAGCCTGAGAAAGCTGAACTTGCTTCCCGTGATGTTGTTTCTCGCTGGATGACTCACCATATGCGTGAAGGTAAAGGCGTTAAATCTGCTTACGGTGAACATCTCTGGCTTGATATCCGCCATCTTGGCGACAAGCACATTTCTACCAAGCTTCGTGAAGTTGATGAAATCTGTAAAAACTTCCTTAATGTTGACCCCCGCACACAGCTTATTCCTGTCCGTCCTACTCAGCATTATACCATGGCCGGCGTTCGTACCAATAAAGACGGCGCAGTCTACGGTCTGAAAGGTCTGTTCTCAGCTGGTGAAGCCGCATGCTGGGATATGCATGGGTTTAACAGACTCGGCGGTAACTCACTTGCAGAAACCGTTGTAGCCGGTGGTATTATCGGGGTTAAGATTGTTGAATTCCTGAAAGGTTACGAAACTCAGTTTAAAACTGATGTTATTGCTGATGCTGTTCGTAAGCAGGAAGAAAGAATGCACAATCTTGCTCACAAAACCAACGGAACCGAGAATGTCTACAGAGTGCGTGAAGAGTTGCAGGAAGCTCTCATGCAGGGTTGCTTCGTATTCAGAAGTGATCCGGGTCTTAAGACTTGTATTGAAACTCTTAAAGGCACTCTTGAAAAAGCCCGCAAAGTCGGTCTTGTTTCAAATGGTGTCGGAGCCAACCACGAAATGGCTGCCGCCCTTAAGATTGTAGGGCAGGTCAAACTCGGACTCTGTATTGCGCAGGCTGCTCTGGTTCGTACTGAAAGCCGTGGATCTCACAATCGTGAAGACTTCACCGAGCGTAATGACCGCGACTGGCTTAAGAGAACTCTTGCATACTGGCCTGAAGGCAGTGATATGCCTGAACTTAAGTATGAAGAAGTCACTCCCGTATATGAAATTCCACCGGGAGATCGCGGTTACGGTGCCGGAAAGATAATCGAAGCTGACAAGGCTGAGATTGAAGCAAAAATGATCAAGAGATAA
- a CDS encoding fumarate hydratase codes for MRTIKAETVIDAVAKMCVSANRYLPEDVRKRFEECAAAEDSAAAKEVFRQIKENWELAEKSGLPLCQDTGLAVYIVDVGEDVQIEGMTLREAITEGTRKGYEEGYLRKSSCDPLTRKNTGDNTPAIIHFDIVPGDRIKITFMAKGGGSENMSRVTMLAPAQGWEGIKKYVIERVAEAGPNPCPPTMVGIGVGGTFEYSALLAKKSLMRKVGEPSPDPEIAKLEAELMEDINKLGIGPMGLGGKTTVFDVKIEMRPCHIASLPLAVNIQCHSSRHEEVVL; via the coding sequence ATGCGAACTATTAAAGCTGAAACTGTCATTGATGCTGTGGCGAAGATGTGTGTAAGCGCAAACCGCTACTTGCCGGAAGACGTGCGTAAACGTTTTGAAGAATGTGCTGCTGCGGAAGATTCCGCTGCTGCCAAAGAAGTCTTCAGGCAGATCAAAGAAAACTGGGAACTGGCCGAAAAATCAGGTCTTCCACTTTGTCAGGACACCGGACTCGCTGTTTACATCGTAGACGTAGGTGAAGATGTTCAAATTGAAGGAATGACCCTGCGTGAAGCCATCACGGAAGGAACCCGCAAGGGATATGAGGAAGGATACCTTAGAAAATCCTCCTGTGATCCTTTGACCCGTAAAAACACAGGCGATAATACTCCTGCGATTATTCATTTTGATATCGTCCCCGGTGACAGAATCAAAATTACCTTTATGGCGAAAGGCGGCGGTTCTGAAAATATGAGCCGTGTTACCATGCTTGCCCCTGCTCAGGGTTGGGAAGGTATCAAGAAATATGTCATCGAACGCGTTGCGGAAGCCGGTCCGAATCCCTGTCCTCCCACAATGGTAGGTATCGGTGTCGGCGGAACTTTTGAATACTCCGCACTTTTGGCTAAAAAGTCTCTCATGAGAAAAGTAGGTGAGCCGAGTCCTGATCCTGAGATCGCAAAACTCGAAGCTGAACTTATGGAAGATATTAATAAACTGGGCATCGGCCCCATGGGACTTGGTGGTAAAACCACTGTTTTCGATGTGAAAATCGAAATGCGTCCCTGTCATATTGCCAGCCTTCCGCTGGCTGTTAACATCCAGTGTCATTCGTCAAGGCATGAGGAGGTGGTCTTATAA